One genomic segment of Carassius auratus strain Wakin chromosome 29, ASM336829v1, whole genome shotgun sequence includes these proteins:
- the LOC113047790 gene encoding ubiquitin-conjugating enzyme E2 N-like, with product MAGLPRRIIKETQRLLAEPVTGIRAEPDEGNARYFHVVIAGPQDSPFEGGTFKLELFLPEEYPMAAPKVRFMTKIYHPNVDKLGRICLDILKDKWSPALQIRTVLLSIQALLSAPNPDDPLANDVAEQWKSNEAQAIETARTWTRLYAGNNIDV from the exons GAGACGCAGCGCTTGTTGGCCGAGCCTGTGACTGGAATCAGAGCAGAACCTGATGAGGGAAATGCTCGATATTTCCATGTGGTGATCGCTGGGCCGCAGGATTCACCTTTCGAAGGCGGGACGTTCAAACTGGAGCTGTTCCTCCCAGAGGAGTATCCCATGGCTGCTCCCAAAGTCCGATTCATGACCAAAATCTACCATCCTAATGTAGACAAACTGGGCAGGATCTGTCTGGACATCCTGAAAG ATAAATGGTCTCCAGCTCTTCAGATCCGAACAGTGCTGCTCTCTATCCAGGCTTTACTAAGCGCTCCGAACCCTGATGATCCGCTGGCTAATGATGTCGCTGAACAGTGGAAGAGCAACGAGGCTCAAGCCATTGAAACAG cccgGACATGGACCAGGCTTTATGCCGGCAACAACATTGATGTTTAG